The following coding sequences are from one Virgibacillus necropolis window:
- a CDS encoding UvrB/UvrC motif-containing protein, with protein sequence MECQECNQRPASLHFAQVINGNKTEIHLCEICAKEKGYMTYPEEGYSLHSLLTGLFNFDAASIGKQNSSTNQPSKELQCPKCEMTFSEFKRVGKFGCAECYHTFSDHLDPVFRRVHSGNTRHYGKIPKRQGGNLHTRKQVDEYKAKLGHLISNEAFEEAAEIRDKIRELEKEMHRTEDGDQV encoded by the coding sequence ATGGAATGTCAAGAGTGTAATCAACGTCCTGCATCCCTACATTTCGCACAGGTCATCAACGGAAATAAAACTGAGATACATTTGTGTGAAATTTGTGCAAAAGAAAAGGGATATATGACATATCCGGAAGAAGGTTATTCTCTTCACAGCTTATTAACAGGACTTTTTAATTTTGATGCAGCATCAATAGGTAAACAAAATTCATCTACTAACCAACCTTCAAAGGAATTGCAATGTCCTAAATGTGAAATGACTTTTTCTGAATTTAAACGGGTTGGTAAATTTGGTTGTGCAGAGTGTTACCATACATTTTCAGACCATTTGGATCCTGTGTTTCGCCGTGTCCATAGTGGTAATACAAGGCACTATGGAAAAATTCCTAAACGTCAAGGTGGCAATTTACACACAAGGAAACAAGTGGATGAATATAAAGCAAAATTAGGACATTTAATTAGTAATGAGGCTTTTGAAGAAGCTGCTGAAATTCGAGACAAAATTCGTGAACTAGAAAAGGAAATGCATAGGACTGAGGATGGTGATCAAGTATGA
- the folB gene encoding dihydroneopterin aldolase has protein sequence MDKIIMKNLQFYGYHGLLPEENKLGQRFNVDVELLVDLTHAGESDKMEDSIHYGLVYEVIQAVVEGYAKNLIEAVAEEIARKLLSSFDLLQACQVKLIKPDPPIRGHYESVAVEIFREKI, from the coding sequence ATGGATAAAATCATCATGAAGAATTTACAATTTTACGGGTATCATGGACTGCTCCCAGAGGAAAATAAGTTGGGGCAACGTTTTAATGTTGATGTGGAATTGCTAGTAGACTTAACACATGCTGGTGAAAGTGACAAAATGGAAGATTCTATCCACTATGGCCTTGTGTATGAGGTGATTCAAGCAGTAGTGGAGGGTTACGCGAAAAATCTAATTGAAGCAGTTGCAGAAGAAATTGCTAGGAAGCTTTTATCTAGTTTTGACTTATTACAGGCCTGTCAGGTTAAACTTATAAAACCAGATCCACCAATTCGCGGTCATTACGAGTCTGTAGCGGTAGAAATTTTTAGGGAGAAAATATAA
- a CDS encoding peptidylprolyl isomerase: MPKRLLLGIIVVLLITNVATLLFWNKQQGKIILNNENTEVDVKEPVATIDGETISYDSWMSTLRETHGKEQLKRMIDTKIVKQLAAEHEIEVSEKVIKRELALLTGMQGPMTPKEVKQKEKEWREDIIYRYQLGALLTMDTTISEEEMKSYYDNYKNQYDFSASMKVSHIIVKNTKTAEKVKKELDNGASFSLLAKEYSIDEDTKKDGGYLGYFQTNSQFLPMGYFETAKEMDAGTYSEPFKSNTGVAIIYLHRLLPDINFTYKEIKPYLKRELALDQLDQSLTTEPLWNKLDIKWVYEESKK, from the coding sequence ATGCCGAAAAGATTATTACTAGGGATAATAGTTGTACTATTGATAACGAATGTGGCAACACTTTTATTTTGGAATAAACAACAAGGAAAAATCATACTAAATAATGAGAACACTGAAGTGGATGTCAAAGAGCCAGTCGCTACGATAGATGGAGAAACTATTTCTTATGATTCTTGGATGTCTACGCTCCGCGAAACGCATGGGAAAGAACAATTAAAGCGAATGATTGACACGAAAATTGTAAAACAGTTGGCAGCTGAACATGAAATAGAGGTTAGTGAAAAGGTTATTAAACGTGAGTTGGCATTATTGACTGGTATGCAGGGTCCAATGACCCCAAAGGAGGTAAAGCAAAAGGAAAAAGAGTGGCGGGAGGATATTATCTACCGTTATCAATTAGGTGCTTTACTAACCATGGACACTACCATCTCCGAGGAAGAAATGAAATCTTACTACGATAACTATAAAAATCAATACGATTTTTCCGCATCAATGAAAGTATCACATATCATCGTAAAGAATACGAAAACAGCTGAGAAAGTAAAAAAGGAATTAGATAATGGTGCATCTTTTTCATTACTTGCGAAGGAATATTCTATTGATGAGGATACAAAAAAAGATGGTGGATATCTTGGCTATTTTCAGACCAACAGTCAATTTTTACCGATGGGTTACTTTGAAACAGCAAAGGAAATGGACGCTGGAACATATAGCGAGCCATTTAAAAGCAATACAGGTGTAGCTATTATCTACCTTCATCGTTTGTTACCTGATATCAATTTCACCTACAAGGAGATTAAACCTTATTTAAAAAGGGAACTGGCATTAGACCAACTAGATCAATCTTTAACCACTGAACCACTTTGGAATAAATTAGATATTAAATGGGTATATGAAGAAAGTAAAAAATAG
- the clpC gene encoding ATP-dependent protease ATP-binding subunit ClpC translates to MMFGRFTERAQKVLALSQEEAVRLGHNNIGTEHILLGLVREGEGIAAKALQSLGLEIEKIQQEVEQLIGVGKQPMQTIHYTPRAKKVVELSQDEARKLGHSYVGTEHILLGLIREGEGVAARVLNNLGVSLNKARQQVLQLLGSNESQANRQGRAGQATNANTPTLDSLARDLTAIAKEGNVDPVIGRGKEIERVIQILSRRTKNNPVLVGEPGVGKTAVAEGLAQQIIDNEVPETLRDKRVMTLDMGTVVAGTKYRGEFEDRLKKVMEEIRQAGNIILFIDELHTLIGAGGAEGAIDASNILKPSLARGELQCIGATTLDEYRKYIEKDAALERRFQPIQVDEPTLDETIQILRGLRDRYEAHHRVTITDEAIDAAANLSNRYITDRFLPDKAIDLIDEAGSKVRLRSYTIPPNLKELEQKLEEVRKEKDAAVQSQEFEKAASLRDSEQKLREELEQTKNQWKEKQGQEDSEVTIEDIAAVVSIWTGVPVAKLTKDESDRLLNMEEILHGRVIGQEEAVKAISKAIRRARAGLKDPKRPIGSFIFLGPTGVGKTELARALAESMFGEEDAMIRVDMSEYMEKHSTSRLVGSPPGYVGYEEGGQLTEKVRRKPYSVVLLDEVEKAHPEVFNILLQVLEDGRLTDSKGRLVDFRNTVLIMTSNVGASELKKNKHVGFNLEEEGRDYKDMKAKITEEMKKAFRPEFLNRIDEIIVFHSLERKHMKDIVTLMIQQLQQRLKQSEIDFTLTDKAIEKIANDGFDPEYGARPLRRAIQKNIEDLLSEELLKETIAKGQKVKVGLNNKGDFIVLP, encoded by the coding sequence ATGATGTTTGGACGTTTTACAGAAAGAGCTCAAAAAGTATTGGCACTATCACAGGAAGAGGCAGTACGGCTTGGCCATAATAATATTGGAACAGAACATATACTGTTAGGCCTTGTACGTGAAGGGGAAGGAATTGCCGCTAAAGCATTGCAATCATTGGGTTTGGAGATTGAAAAAATTCAGCAAGAAGTAGAGCAACTCATTGGTGTAGGAAAACAACCAATGCAGACGATACACTATACTCCTAGGGCCAAAAAGGTAGTTGAGCTTTCCCAAGATGAAGCAAGGAAGCTAGGTCATTCTTATGTAGGTACCGAGCATATTCTGCTAGGTCTTATCCGTGAAGGGGAAGGTGTTGCAGCTCGCGTTTTAAATAATCTAGGTGTTAGTTTGAATAAGGCTAGACAACAGGTTTTACAGCTGTTAGGGAGCAATGAATCACAAGCAAACCGCCAGGGCCGCGCGGGGCAAGCAACGAACGCAAATACGCCTACACTTGATTCGTTAGCACGTGATTTAACTGCTATTGCAAAGGAAGGTAACGTGGATCCAGTGATCGGGCGTGGGAAAGAAATAGAACGCGTGATTCAAATACTTAGTCGTCGTACTAAAAATAATCCAGTTCTTGTTGGTGAGCCTGGTGTCGGTAAAACTGCTGTAGCAGAAGGATTAGCACAACAGATTATTGATAACGAAGTGCCAGAGACACTCCGTGATAAGCGGGTTATGACCCTTGACATGGGTACTGTAGTAGCAGGTACGAAATATCGAGGCGAGTTTGAAGATCGATTAAAAAAGGTTATGGAAGAAATTAGGCAAGCAGGCAATATTATATTATTTATTGATGAATTGCATACATTGATTGGTGCCGGTGGTGCAGAGGGTGCGATTGATGCATCAAACATTTTAAAACCATCACTTGCTCGTGGTGAGCTTCAATGTATTGGGGCTACGACACTTGATGAATATCGTAAATATATCGAAAAAGACGCTGCATTAGAACGTCGTTTTCAACCGATTCAAGTAGATGAGCCAACACTTGATGAAACAATTCAGATCTTGCGGGGGCTTCGTGACCGATATGAAGCACACCATCGTGTAACAATTACAGATGAGGCTATTGATGCAGCGGCAAACCTGTCGAACCGCTATATAACTGATCGATTTTTACCGGACAAAGCAATTGACTTGATTGACGAAGCTGGTTCGAAAGTACGCTTACGTTCCTATACAATTCCACCAAATTTAAAAGAATTAGAACAAAAGCTTGAAGAAGTTCGCAAGGAAAAAGATGCTGCTGTACAAAGTCAGGAATTTGAGAAAGCTGCTTCCTTACGTGATTCAGAGCAAAAGCTTCGTGAAGAGTTAGAGCAAACGAAAAATCAGTGGAAAGAAAAGCAAGGGCAAGAAGATTCAGAAGTTACAATAGAGGATATCGCAGCAGTAGTTTCAATCTGGACTGGTGTCCCTGTAGCTAAACTAACAAAAGATGAAAGTGATCGTCTATTAAACATGGAAGAAATTCTCCACGGTCGTGTAATTGGTCAAGAGGAAGCGGTTAAGGCTATTTCAAAAGCAATTCGTCGTGCGAGAGCAGGACTTAAAGATCCGAAACGTCCAATTGGTTCGTTTATATTCTTAGGCCCAACAGGCGTAGGTAAAACAGAGCTTGCTCGTGCTCTAGCAGAGTCTATGTTTGGAGAAGAGGATGCAATGATTCGTGTCGATATGTCAGAGTATATGGAAAAGCACTCTACGTCTCGTTTAGTCGGTTCCCCTCCTGGTTATGTAGGTTATGAAGAGGGTGGTCAACTAACTGAGAAGGTTCGTCGAAAACCATATTCTGTGGTACTACTTGACGAAGTAGAGAAAGCACATCCAGAAGTTTTTAATATTCTATTACAAGTATTAGAAGACGGTAGATTAACGGATTCGAAAGGTCGTCTTGTGGACTTCCGCAATACGGTACTCATTATGACTTCAAATGTTGGAGCAAGTGAGTTGAAAAAGAATAAGCATGTAGGCTTTAATTTAGAAGAAGAAGGCCGCGATTATAAGGACATGAAAGCTAAGATTACCGAAGAAATGAAAAAAGCATTTCGTCCTGAATTCTTAAACCGTATTGATGAGATTATCGTGTTCCATTCTTTAGAAAGAAAACACATGAAGGATATTGTGACACTTATGATTCAACAGCTTCAGCAACGTCTGAAACAAAGTGAAATTGACTTTACATTAACAGATAAGGCTATTGAAAAGATAGCAAACGATGGATTCGATCCTGAATATGGTGCACGTCCATTACGTCGTGCCATTCAGAAAAATATTGAAGATTTGCTATCAGAAGAATTACTGAAAGAAACGATAGCAAAAGGTCAGAAAGTAAAAGTAGGCCTAAATAATAAAGGTGACTTTATTGTTCTACCATAG
- the folK gene encoding 2-amino-4-hydroxy-6-hydroxymethyldihydropteridine diphosphokinase translates to MNTVFLALGTNIEPRLTHLQKALHELSAHYHIVIKNQSTIYETAPVGYTDQADFLNMVIQIETELKPIDLLDICQQVEQELGRKREIRFGPRTIDLDILIYNNENRKTERLILPHPRMHERAFVLIPLYEINPELPIGDEGNRVSDYVNDLTEQDVKDVRVWSPPESVDE, encoded by the coding sequence ATGAATACTGTTTTTTTAGCACTTGGAACAAATATTGAGCCGCGTTTGACCCACTTACAAAAGGCATTACATGAGCTTAGCGCACATTACCATATTGTGATTAAGAATCAGTCAACTATTTATGAGACAGCACCAGTTGGATATACGGATCAGGCAGACTTTTTAAACATGGTCATTCAAATAGAAACAGAACTTAAACCAATTGATTTACTAGATATATGCCAACAAGTTGAGCAAGAACTAGGGCGCAAACGGGAAATTAGATTTGGACCTCGTACAATAGACCTTGACATTTTAATCTATAATAATGAAAATAGAAAAACAGAACGATTAATTTTGCCGCACCCAAGAATGCATGAACGGGCATTTGTACTTATACCATTATATGAAATAAACCCTGAATTACCAATTGGTGATGAAGGAAACCGCGTGTCAGATTATGTGAACGATTTGACAGAGCAAGATGTAAAGGATGTTAGAGTATGGTCACCTCCAGAGTCGGTAGACGAATAA
- a CDS encoding protein arginine kinase encodes MTLQQFMNEAISPWMRCDGPDSDIVLSSRIRLARNFAHAAYPIIAEKEELGKIKEFIKKEYEHQSFQEYEDFQFVPMRDLSATEKRVLVEKHLISPHLAKHADTAASLISKSEQVSVMVNEEDHIRIQLYFPGFQLNKALEKAFEFDDWLEEKINYAYDETRGYLTSCPTNVGTGMRASVMMHLPALTITQQINRMIPAINQLGLVVRGIYGEGSEAVGNVFQISNQITLGKSEEDIVQDLQSVVGQLIEQERTARNKLMEQSSTRLEDRIYRSYGVLEYSRIIESTEAAKCLSNVRLGIDLGMIKDVSKSILNELMVLTQPGFLQQYAKESLTPKKRDVLRATLIRERLQLEKK; translated from the coding sequence ATGACGTTGCAACAATTTATGAATGAGGCGATCAGTCCATGGATGCGCTGTGATGGACCAGATAGTGACATTGTTTTAAGTAGTAGAATTCGTTTAGCGCGTAATTTTGCCCATGCTGCATATCCAATCATTGCTGAAAAAGAAGAACTGGGAAAAATAAAAGAGTTTATAAAAAAGGAATATGAACATCAATCTTTTCAAGAATATGAAGACTTTCAATTTGTGCCGATGCGTGATTTGAGTGCTACCGAAAAGCGCGTTTTAGTTGAAAAACATCTAATCAGTCCGCATCTTGCAAAACACGCTGACACTGCAGCATCCTTAATTTCAAAAAGTGAACAGGTTTCTGTAATGGTTAATGAAGAAGATCATATTCGAATTCAATTATATTTTCCAGGGTTTCAATTGAATAAAGCACTGGAAAAAGCATTTGAATTTGATGATTGGTTGGAAGAGAAAATTAACTATGCATATGATGAAACAAGAGGGTATTTAACCAGTTGCCCGACAAATGTTGGTACGGGTATGAGAGCTTCTGTCATGATGCACCTACCAGCATTAACAATTACACAGCAAATAAATCGCATGATTCCAGCTATTAACCAATTAGGGCTGGTTGTGCGGGGGATATACGGGGAAGGCAGTGAAGCTGTAGGGAATGTTTTTCAAATCTCTAACCAAATTACACTCGGAAAGTCTGAAGAAGATATTGTGCAAGATTTACAAAGTGTTGTCGGACAGCTAATTGAACAAGAAAGAACAGCTAGAAATAAACTTATGGAACAATCCAGTACACGACTTGAGGATCGTATCTATCGCTCTTATGGGGTATTAGAGTACAGTCGTATTATTGAATCAACAGAAGCAGCTAAGTGCTTATCAAATGTTAGGCTTGGGATTGATTTGGGAATGATTAAAGATGTATCCAAAAGCATACTTAATGAATTAATGGTTCTAACTCAACCTGGTTTCCTTCAGCAATATGCAAAGGAAAGTCTAACACCAAAGAAAAGGGATGTACTAAGGGCTACACTTATTCGTGAACGATTACAATTGGAGAAAAAATAG
- the cysK gene encoding cysteine synthase A, protein MRVADNIAGLIGETPMVKLNRSADPDSADIYLKLEYMNPGSSVKDRIALAMIEAAEEEGVLKEGDTIIEPTSGNTGIGLAMVGAAKGYKTILVMPDTMSKERQNLLRAYGAKLILTPGSGGMNTAIKKAEELKEENGYFMPQQFNNKANPDVHARTTGKEIVEQMKDGLDAFISGIGTGGTITGAGRVLKEHFDGVKLYAVEPSDSAILSGGSPGPHKIQGLGAGFIPKVLDTDVYDEVIRITNEDAFATSREVAKNDGILGGISSGAAIAAAKQVAKKLGKGKKVVAILPSNGERYLSTPLYEFDENDQ, encoded by the coding sequence ATGAGAGTTGCAGATAATATCGCTGGTTTAATTGGTGAAACACCAATGGTTAAATTAAATCGTTCAGCAGATCCAGATAGTGCAGATATTTATTTAAAACTAGAGTATATGAATCCCGGAAGTTCGGTAAAGGATCGTATTGCATTAGCAATGATAGAGGCAGCAGAAGAGGAAGGCGTTTTAAAGGAAGGCGACACCATTATTGAACCAACAAGCGGTAACACGGGAATTGGTTTAGCAATGGTTGGTGCTGCAAAAGGTTATAAAACGATATTAGTAATGCCTGATACTATGAGTAAAGAACGTCAAAATTTACTACGTGCATATGGAGCTAAATTAATTTTAACACCAGGTTCAGGTGGAATGAACACTGCTATTAAAAAAGCAGAGGAGTTAAAAGAGGAAAATGGCTATTTTATGCCTCAGCAGTTTAACAATAAAGCAAATCCAGATGTACATGCACGTACGACGGGAAAAGAAATCGTAGAACAAATGAAAGATGGACTAGATGCATTTATCTCTGGTATTGGCACAGGTGGAACAATAACTGGAGCGGGAAGAGTTTTAAAAGAGCATTTTGACGGAGTAAAGTTATATGCGGTTGAACCATCAGACTCTGCCATCTTATCTGGCGGTTCTCCTGGACCACATAAAATACAAGGATTAGGTGCGGGATTTATACCAAAAGTGTTAGATACCGATGTATATGATGAAGTGATCCGGATTACAAATGAAGATGCATTTGCAACGTCCCGAGAGGTTGCAAAAAATGATGGTATTCTTGGCGGTATATCATCAGGGGCTGCAATCGCAGCTGCTAAACAAGTTGCTAAAAAGCTTGGTAAAGGTAAGAAGGTTGTTGCCATACTTCCAAGTAATGGGGAGCGCTACTTATCAACTCCACTATACGAATTTGATGAGAACGATCAATAA
- a CDS encoding CtsR family transcriptional regulator: MSNISDIIEQHLKKILEAARQDAIEIKRSEIANQFQCVPSQINYVINTRFTVEKGYIVESKRGGGGYIRIIRIKYQEKSDLINEIIEMISPAVTQQASIDILERLLEEELITEREAKIILSAMDRNVLSFQLPLRDEVRARVLTAMLTTLKYLNS; this comes from the coding sequence TTGAGTAATATATCTGATATCATTGAACAACATTTAAAGAAGATATTAGAGGCAGCACGACAAGATGCTATCGAGATTAAACGAAGTGAAATTGCTAATCAGTTTCAATGTGTTCCATCGCAGATTAATTATGTGATTAATACGCGTTTCACTGTGGAAAAAGGGTATATAGTAGAAAGTAAACGCGGCGGTGGAGGGTATATACGTATTATACGCATTAAATACCAAGAGAAGTCTGATTTAATCAATGAAATTATTGAAATGATTAGTCCTGCTGTGACACAGCAAGCATCAATTGATATTCTAGAGCGTTTATTAGAGGAAGAACTAATTACAGAGCGTGAAGCTAAGATTATTCTTAGTGCAATGGATCGAAATGTATTATCATTTCAATTACCGCTTCGTGATGAAGTTAGAGCACGAGTATTAACTGCGATGCTCACAACATTGAAATATTTGAATTCTTAA
- the lysS gene encoding lysine--tRNA ligase, with protein sequence MSEEINEQMRVRREKLQTFREQGVDPFGGKFERTHSTEALVEQYDQFSKEELEEKTDRVTIAGRMMTKRGKGKAGFAHVQDLSGQLQIYVRKDMIGDAAYETFNTTDMGDIIGVTGVMFKTKVGELSVKVTEFHLLSKSLRPLPEKYHGLKDIEQRYRQRYLDLITNVSSRDTFVLRSKIIQSMRKYLDGQGFLEVETPLMHSIPGGASARPFETHHNALDIPLYMRIAIELHLKRLIVGGMEKVYEIGRVFRNEGVSTRHNPEFTMMELYEAYADFHDVMELTENMVAHIAKEVLGDTTVMYGEEEISLAPRWKRLHMVDAVKEYTGVDFWQEMSDEDARGLAKEHGIQIQDSMTFGHVVNEFFEQRIEEKLIQPTFIFGHPVEISPLAKKTKEDGRFTDRFELFIVGREHANAFSELNDPIDQRERFESQLKEREQGNDEAHLMDDDFLEALEYGMPPTGGLGIGIDRLVMLLTNSPSIRDVLLFPQMRNK encoded by the coding sequence ATGTCAGAAGAAATAAATGAACAAATGCGAGTTCGTCGTGAAAAACTGCAAACATTTCGAGAGCAAGGTGTCGATCCTTTTGGTGGAAAATTTGAGCGTACTCACTCAACAGAAGCGCTAGTAGAACAATATGATCAATTTTCAAAAGAAGAATTAGAAGAGAAAACCGATCGTGTTACTATTGCTGGACGTATGATGACGAAACGTGGAAAAGGAAAAGCAGGATTTGCTCATGTCCAAGATTTAAGTGGGCAGCTGCAAATTTACGTACGAAAAGATATGATTGGTGACGCTGCTTATGAAACGTTCAATACAACGGATATGGGAGATATTATTGGGGTAACAGGTGTTATGTTCAAAACTAAAGTTGGTGAACTGTCTGTAAAGGTTACAGAATTCCATTTGTTATCAAAGTCACTACGCCCACTACCAGAAAAGTATCATGGACTTAAGGATATCGAACAACGCTATCGTCAACGTTATTTAGATTTAATTACGAATGTTTCCAGTAGAGATACGTTTGTATTACGTAGTAAAATCATTCAATCAATGCGCAAGTATCTTGACGGACAAGGATTTTTGGAAGTGGAAACTCCACTGATGCATAGCATTCCTGGTGGAGCGTCTGCGCGTCCATTTGAAACCCATCACAATGCATTAGATATTCCATTGTATATGCGAATTGCGATTGAATTACACCTAAAACGCCTAATTGTTGGTGGAATGGAAAAGGTGTATGAAATTGGCCGCGTTTTCCGAAACGAGGGTGTTTCAACAAGACATAACCCTGAGTTTACAATGATGGAACTTTATGAAGCATATGCAGATTTCCATGATGTAATGGAACTAACAGAAAACATGGTTGCACATATTGCGAAAGAAGTATTAGGTGATACAACAGTAATGTATGGGGAGGAAGAAATTTCACTTGCTCCAAGATGGAAAAGACTGCATATGGTTGATGCCGTTAAAGAATATACAGGAGTAGACTTCTGGCAAGAAATGAGTGATGAAGATGCCCGTGGGTTAGCAAAAGAGCACGGCATACAAATCCAGGATTCGATGACATTTGGGCATGTGGTGAATGAATTCTTTGAACAGAGAATAGAGGAAAAGCTAATTCAACCTACCTTTATATTTGGTCACCCTGTTGAAATTTCACCACTTGCTAAAAAAACTAAAGAAGATGGTCGTTTTACCGATCGATTTGAATTATTTATTGTTGGACGTGAACACGCAAATGCCTTTAGTGAATTAAACGACCCAATTGATCAACGTGAACGTTTTGAGTCACAACTCAAGGAACGCGAACAAGGAAATGACGAAGCGCACCTAATGGATGATGATTTCCTAGAAGCGTTAGAGTACGGTATGCCACCTACTGGGGGACTCGGTATTGGTATTGATCGTCTAGTTATGCTTTTAACGAATTCGCCTTCCATACGTGATGTACTACTTTTCCCACAAATGCGTAATAAATAA
- the folP gene encoding dihydropteroate synthase, translated as MQAILKTRAINYDLSARTHIMGILNVTPDSFSDGGSYTTIEKAVAQAIEMEKQGADIIDIGGESTRPNHKPVSVEEEIKRVVPAIEAVKKAVKIPISIDTFKAETARAAVEAGASIINDVWGAKKEPEIAKVAAEYSVPIVLMHNRPNKNYVSLIDDMKKDLSESIEIALKAGVKKENIILDPGIGFAKTQADNLVAMNHLEVFVEMKYPVLLGTSRKRFIGHILDLPPEERDNGTGATTCLGIQKGVQLVRVHDVKRNVELAKMMDAMVAGGNKKNG; from the coding sequence ATGCAAGCAATTTTGAAAACAAGAGCTATTAACTATGACCTATCAGCACGAACACATATCATGGGAATTTTAAATGTCACCCCAGATTCCTTTTCAGATGGTGGAAGTTATACAACAATAGAAAAAGCTGTTGCACAAGCCATTGAAATGGAGAAACAAGGTGCTGACATTATTGATATTGGAGGAGAATCAACTCGTCCTAATCATAAACCAGTTTCTGTAGAAGAAGAAATTAAGCGAGTCGTTCCAGCAATTGAAGCTGTGAAGAAAGCGGTAAAAATACCCATTTCTATTGATACCTTTAAAGCAGAAACAGCTAGAGCGGCAGTAGAAGCGGGAGCATCTATCATAAATGATGTTTGGGGAGCAAAAAAGGAACCCGAAATAGCGAAAGTTGCCGCGGAATATAGTGTCCCGATCGTATTGATGCACAACCGGCCGAATAAAAACTATGTGTCACTTATTGATGACATGAAAAAGGATTTGTCGGAAAGCATTGAGATTGCATTAAAAGCAGGTGTGAAAAAAGAAAATATCATCCTTGATCCTGGAATTGGGTTTGCCAAGACTCAGGCAGATAATCTTGTGGCTATGAATCATCTAGAAGTATTTGTAGAAATGAAATATCCAGTTTTACTAGGGACATCCCGTAAAAGGTTTATCGGTCACATTCTAGACCTTCCACCTGAGGAGCGCGACAATGGAACAGGTGCCACAACCTGTCTTGGAATCCAAAAAGGGGTGCAACTTGTTCGAGTCCATGATGTGAAGCGAAATGTAGAATTAGCTAAAATGATGGATGCGATGGTAGCTGGAGGTAATAAGAAAAATGGATAA
- a CDS encoding MgtC/SapB family protein, which translates to MGGYIDQIFGEHFSLMMVRVVIALLLSGLIGFERELKNHSAGFRTHILVGVGSCLMMLLSLYGFEEFIEESGNIRFDPARIPSYVISGIGFLGAGTIMVNGMTIRGLTTAASIWTVAGLGLVVGAGMYATAVFTTLVILLSLVFLNNFDKLFKKGVSSNLIEIVALPGLQINNIVSIFESFDLTIKKVEIERVDENIRNIFIRIDQNAGLDRMALIEEISKEEQVKNIIERN; encoded by the coding sequence ATGGGTGGATATATTGATCAGATTTTTGGTGAACATTTTTCTTTAATGATGGTTAGGGTAGTAATAGCATTATTATTGTCAGGTCTAATTGGATTTGAACGTGAATTAAAAAATCATTCTGCTGGCTTTCGCACTCACATTCTTGTAGGAGTAGGTTCTTGTTTAATGATGCTTTTATCATTGTATGGATTTGAGGAATTTATTGAGGAATCTGGTAATATTCGGTTCGACCCAGCACGGATCCCTTCTTATGTAATAAGTGGAATTGGGTTTCTTGGAGCCGGAACAATTATGGTAAATGGGATGACGATAAGAGGATTAACTACTGCGGCGTCTATATGGACAGTTGCTGGGTTAGGTCTTGTGGTCGGTGCTGGTATGTATGCAACGGCAGTATTTACAACTTTAGTGATTTTACTTAGTTTAGTGTTTTTGAATAACTTTGATAAACTTTTCAAAAAAGGGGTATCCTCAAATTTAATTGAGATTGTAGCACTACCAGGGTTACAGATTAATAACATTGTATCTATTTTTGAATCATTTGATCTAACGATTAAAAAGGTTGAAATAGAACGTGTAGACGAAAATATACGTAACATCTTTATTAGGATTGACCAAAATGCTGGTTTAGATCGAATGGCATTGATTGAAGAAATATCAAAAGAAGAGCAGGTAAAAAATATTATTGAACGAAATTAA
- a CDS encoding helix-turn-helix domain-containing protein: MVTSRVGRRIKAFRKLKGYTQVGLAKDIHVSIAELRCLERGDKEAPAVVLDQIATTLAVSKEELIGKSENLKKT, from the coding sequence ATGGTCACCTCCAGAGTCGGTAGACGAATAAAGGCATTTCGTAAATTAAAGGGTTATACTCAGGTAGGTCTAGCAAAAGACATACATGTTTCAATCGCGGAACTTAGATGTTTAGAGCGCGGGGATAAGGAAGCTCCCGCTGTAGTTCTTGATCAAATCGCAACAACCTTAGCTGTTTCAAAGGAAGAGTTAATCGGCAAAAGTGAAAATTTAAAGAAGACGTAG